A region of Clostridium acetobutylicum ATCC 824 DNA encodes the following proteins:
- the cobS gene encoding adenosylcobinamide-GDP ribazoletransferase: MAFFRRLILMIQFLTRIPIKYESDITTEDFGKALALVPIVGLIIGGIMGVTYMLLVKVFFYKISAVLVLIEYIFLTGGIHLDGLGDTFDGVFSNRPKERILEIMRDSRVGTNAVLAVISVIILNYVILTEIDPAYMVKVIILFPVAGRLGSIVSASLSTYARRGEGMGKSFIDYCTLKELAIGIILYAVIFLSVGLSRGYIIMIFPILTAVILIKYFTRKIGGATGDILGAVCELNQTFYLMTVYAVLYFRG; the protein is encoded by the coding sequence ATGGCATTTTTCAGAAGGCTCATTTTGATGATTCAATTCTTGACCAGAATACCAATTAAATATGAGAGTGATATTACAACAGAGGATTTTGGAAAGGCTTTAGCGCTAGTTCCCATAGTTGGACTTATAATAGGTGGAATAATGGGAGTAACCTATATGCTATTGGTAAAAGTATTTTTCTATAAAATCTCTGCAGTATTAGTCTTAATAGAATATATCTTTTTAACAGGAGGAATTCATTTAGACGGTCTTGGGGATACTTTTGATGGAGTGTTTTCAAACAGACCCAAAGAAAGAATTCTTGAAATAATGCGTGATAGCAGAGTGGGAACAAATGCAGTACTTGCAGTTATTTCTGTTATTATTTTAAACTATGTTATATTAACAGAAATTGATCCTGCATATATGGTAAAAGTTATTATTCTTTTTCCAGTAGCAGGAAGGCTTGGTTCTATAGTTAGTGCAAGTTTATCCACTTATGCAAGACGTGGTGAGGGAATGGGTAAGTCATTTATAGACTATTGCACTCTTAAAGAGCTCGCAATTGGAATAATATTATATGCTGTAATATTTTTATCAGTTGGATTGAGCCGAGGATACATAATAATGATTTTTCCTATATTAACTGCTGTAATACTTATAAAATATTTCACAAGAAAAATAGGTGGTGCTACAGGAGATATCCTTGGTGCAGTATGTGAGCTAAACCAGACATTTTATTTAATGACAGTATATGCAGTTTTGTATTTTAGAGGGTGA
- a CDS encoding cupin domain-containing protein encodes MNKRINIHNIDMKYIYDPEFKSNLKTELIGDAVGTEKFYINIDYVKPGGESVKYHCHSSKEEFFMIIDGEGILRVNGREVKVREGDVISFPAGKSTAHQFINSGEVILKILDVGTREEDDVITYPDENVVYIKDKNLVFNIDDSIKGWKSDPNT; translated from the coding sequence ATGAATAAGAGAATAAATATTCATAATATTGATATGAAATATATATATGATCCTGAGTTTAAATCTAATTTGAAAACAGAATTAATAGGAGATGCTGTTGGAACAGAGAAATTTTATATAAATATAGATTATGTAAAGCCGGGAGGAGAAAGCGTAAAATATCATTGTCATTCAAGTAAGGAAGAATTTTTCATGATAATAGATGGAGAAGGGATACTTAGAGTAAATGGAAGAGAAGTAAAAGTGAGAGAAGGAGATGTAATATCTTTTCCAGCAGGAAAGAGTACAGCACATCAATTTATTAATAGTGGAGAAGTGATACTCAAGATACTTGATGTAGGTACTCGTGAAGAAGATGATGTTATTACATATCCTGATGAAAATGTAGTTTATATAAAAGATAAGAATTTAGTTTTTAATATTGATGATAGTATTAAAGGTTGGAAATCGGACCCCAATACTTAA
- a CDS encoding Ig-like domain-containing protein: MRKALKFTFTIGVFFLLLCANKIVLADKIAMPTVTYQSQVENIGWQSTAAQEQISGTVGQGLRDEAFKINLVDAPDGAQIKYQAHVENLGWQNEVTGGNIAGTVGQALRVEAMKVSLVNMPGYSVEYRAQVENLGWQPWVSDGQIAGTIGSSLRLEAFQVRIVKAARVESISLNKTLDTLFVGNTDKNLKAMITPENAAVKTIKWTSSNPEVASVDDNGQVTGVSAGEVTITATTVDGNKIASCNYTVSSINNVSSVNINKSTDNLKVGDFDTLSANILPDNATEKAVRWTSSNSSIVSVDNITGKIKAVSAGNAVITATTVDGGKTAACSVTVLNPKNDGISVSYSANINGSGWQNKVSDGEVSGTVGQGISSHGFKIELLNAPQGAGITYSTKVINGGWTYLVRDGAESNADEPNADIEAITVSLLNMPGYHVQYQAQIQNIGWQDWVSDGAIAGTPYKGLRLEALRIRIVKDFSVQYKAKFEDNALTENPVSDGAIIDTSGQAAKMEGIQVNLENAPEGAKVEYEVHVENIGWMSSVYDGAVAGADGQNLRIEALKMRLINAPNFSIKYQVDVQGIGWTNWASNGEIAGSTGLGLRIQGIRIKVYFDNGTDGSNAINSSPNVTASIFNSTNYKLSEYLRPSCNIQSTNEKAIQLHGGITSNNCVYFSSTALRMVGINVPTDMCNTGVYTNFLASLGWSRQIDYDLLTPGSICFTVDDDYTCPTHTYVFLDWVNPDDHTLAYVADNQSGSVHIRSLVATQQFDPFAYFMHE, from the coding sequence ATGAGAAAAGCTTTAAAATTCACTTTTACTATAGGTGTATTTTTTCTATTATTGTGTGCTAATAAAATAGTATTGGCGGACAAAATAGCAATGCCTACAGTTACATATCAATCACAAGTAGAGAATATCGGATGGCAGAGCACTGCAGCACAAGAGCAGATATCTGGTACCGTGGGACAAGGTTTAAGAGATGAGGCTTTTAAAATAAATCTTGTAGATGCACCAGATGGAGCTCAAATTAAGTATCAAGCTCATGTTGAAAATCTAGGGTGGCAGAATGAAGTGACTGGAGGAAATATAGCAGGAACTGTTGGACAGGCTTTAAGGGTGGAGGCAATGAAGGTGTCTCTTGTAAATATGCCTGGATATTCAGTTGAGTACAGAGCACAGGTTGAAAATTTAGGATGGCAACCTTGGGTAAGTGACGGTCAAATAGCAGGAACTATTGGCAGTAGCTTAAGGCTTGAAGCATTTCAGGTAAGGATAGTAAAGGCAGCTAGGGTTGAGTCTATATCTCTAAACAAGACATTGGATACCTTGTTTGTTGGAAATACTGATAAAAACTTAAAAGCTATGATAACTCCTGAAAATGCGGCAGTTAAAACTATAAAATGGACATCATCTAATCCAGAAGTTGCATCTGTTGATGATAATGGACAGGTAACAGGGGTAAGTGCTGGAGAAGTTACGATAACAGCAACTACAGTGGACGGTAATAAGATAGCTTCTTGTAATTATACAGTTAGCAGCATCAATAATGTTTCAAGTGTAAACATAAATAAAAGTACTGATAATCTTAAGGTAGGAGACTTTGATACATTAAGTGCAAATATACTACCTGATAATGCCACTGAAAAGGCTGTAAGATGGACATCATCAAATTCTTCAATTGTATCGGTTGATAATATTACGGGAAAGATTAAGGCTGTAAGTGCTGGAAATGCTGTAATAACGGCAACTACAGTAGATGGTGGAAAAACAGCTGCCTGCTCAGTTACAGTTCTAAATCCTAAGAATGATGGAATATCTGTGTCATATAGTGCAAATATAAATGGTAGTGGGTGGCAAAACAAAGTTAGTGACGGAGAAGTTTCAGGTACTGTAGGACAAGGAATATCCTCACATGGATTTAAAATTGAACTTTTAAATGCACCACAAGGAGCAGGTATTACCTATAGTACTAAGGTTATAAATGGAGGGTGGACTTATCTTGTTAGAGATGGGGCTGAATCCAATGCAGATGAACCAAATGCGGACATTGAGGCGATAACGGTTTCTCTTTTAAATATGCCGGGGTATCACGTTCAGTATCAAGCTCAAATTCAAAATATAGGATGGCAGGATTGGGTAAGTGATGGAGCAATTGCTGGCACACCTTATAAAGGTTTAAGACTTGAGGCTTTAAGAATCAGGATAGTGAAGGATTTTAGTGTACAGTATAAGGCTAAATTTGAAGATAACGCCTTAACAGAAAATCCTGTAAGTGATGGGGCAATAATAGATACAAGTGGACAAGCAGCTAAAATGGAAGGAATACAAGTGAATTTAGAAAATGCCCCTGAAGGTGCAAAGGTTGAATATGAGGTTCATGTTGAAAATATAGGCTGGATGAGCAGCGTTTATGATGGTGCTGTGGCAGGAGCTGATGGACAGAATCTTAGAATAGAAGCTTTAAAAATGAGGCTTATAAATGCCCCTAATTTTAGTATAAAATATCAAGTAGATGTGCAAGGTATAGGTTGGACTAATTGGGCTAGTAATGGAGAAATAGCAGGTTCAACAGGTCTAGGACTTAGAATACAAGGAATAAGAATAAAAGTATATTTTGATAATGGAACTGATGGGAGTAATGCAATAAATTCATCACCTAATGTGACAGCTTCAATTTTTAACTCCACAAATTATAAATTATCTGAATATCTGCGACCTTCTTGTAATATACAGAGCACAAATGAAAAGGCAATACAGCTGCATGGGGGGATTACAAGTAATAACTGTGTGTACTTTTCAAGCACTGCCTTAAGAATGGTAGGAATAAATGTTCCTACAGACATGTGTAATACAGGAGTTTATACGAACTTTTTAGCTTCTCTTGGATGGTCAAGACAAATTGATTATGATTTGCTGACGCCAGGAAGTATATGTTTTACTGTTGATGATGACTATACATGCCCTACACATACTTATGTGTTTTTAGATTGGGTAAATCCTGACGATCATACCTTAGCTTATGTTGCTGATAATCAAAGCGGAAGTGTTCATATAAGAAGTTTAGTAGCTACACAACAGTTTGATCCTTTTGCTTATTTTATGCACGAGTAG
- the cobC gene encoding alpha-ribazole phosphatase, translating to MLRITLVRHGETDSNRNKKYLGWTDVELNEKGIAEAEMVRDKLRDTKFDFVISSPLKRAKATAKIIRDTNIIYEDALKEINFGLWDNLSYKEIKDKYPDECEKWSSDWKSFVFPQGEGPKEMYTRVSNFMNKLKGMEGSILIVTHGGIIRSTIAYLLEMGIEGAWHFATNNCGITVIEVRDSYAVLKSLND from the coding sequence ATGCTAAGAATAACATTGGTTAGACACGGTGAAACAGACAGCAACAGAAATAAAAAATATCTTGGATGGACAGATGTGGAATTGAATGAAAAAGGTATAGCTGAAGCAGAAATGGTGAGAGATAAATTAAGGGATACAAAGTTTGATTTTGTAATATCCAGTCCTCTTAAAAGAGCCAAAGCAACTGCTAAAATAATAAGGGATACCAATATAATTTATGAAGATGCACTAAAGGAAATAAATTTTGGACTGTGGGATAATCTTTCTTATAAAGAGATAAAGGATAAATATCCAGATGAATGTGAAAAATGGTCTAGTGACTGGAAAAGCTTTGTTTTTCCTCAAGGTGAAGGGCCGAAGGAAATGTACACAAGAGTTTCAAATTTTATGAATAAGTTAAAAGGTATGGAAGGCTCTATTTTAATTGTTACTCATGGTGGTATAATAAGAAGTACTATAGCATATTTACTTGAAATGGGAATTGAAGGAGCTTGGCATTTTGCTACAAATAATTGCGGAATAACGGTAATAGAAGTAAGAGATAGCTATGCTGTTTTAAAATCCCTAAATGATTAA
- a CDS encoding methyl-accepting chemotaxis protein, producing the protein MRIFNDMRIFKKLILVFGVISIFTIIVGIVGLTSLKTVFSNLQNIYKVDLKGTNDLIQLKADFMETRADMLKLKDKNNKDKVDDLIKEISDLENKDNKIINEYKNTIVIAEDRKLFNQVNIELKKWGIARSEFVDAVNKGDYDKANEYFTKASSYRNTMFGYLDKEIALNTKLAKSDYDNSKVVYQNAFLISIIVVIISVIGSVLLGLVMAKHINDPLKKIKGLAERLSEFDFSTPIVVTRGDEFGKVGKSLNDAQKNVSDLIKIIMSNSEDMSAASEELSATSEELSSKSNAIDESINTIVLGIQDTSASSEEISASIEEINSNINELASKAMDGSNNSSASKEKANKVTEHLDKVRAESKTLYTQKEKRILEAIENGKVVGNIRMMADTIASIAEQTNLLALNAAIEAARAGEVGKGFAVVAEEVRRLAEQSAESVTGINDTIVKVQDAFDNLSSNSNDILKFMREDISKQFEFFGNMGKSYYNDSDFINNVSEEIAAMTEELSATIGQVSDASESMAETQQKSSNRAEEIKFSVDEVTKATEQVALTAQNQAELAQKLNEVVLKFKIA; encoded by the coding sequence ATGAGAATTTTTAATGACATGAGAATTTTTAAAAAATTAATTTTAGTATTTGGAGTGATTTCTATATTTACAATTATAGTAGGTATAGTTGGATTAACTAGTCTTAAAACTGTGTTTAGTAATCTGCAAAATATATACAAGGTAGATCTTAAGGGAACCAATGACCTCATTCAGTTAAAAGCAGACTTTATGGAAACAAGAGCTGATATGCTTAAGCTAAAAGATAAGAATAACAAGGATAAAGTAGATGATTTAATTAAAGAAATTTCTGATTTAGAAAATAAGGATAATAAAATTATTAATGAGTATAAGAACACAATTGTAATAGCAGAAGACAGGAAACTATTCAATCAAGTGAATATAGAATTAAAAAAGTGGGGAATTGCAAGAAGTGAATTTGTTGATGCTGTAAACAAAGGCGATTATGATAAGGCTAATGAATATTTTACAAAAGCCTCAAGCTATAGAAATACTATGTTTGGATATTTGGATAAAGAGATTGCTCTTAATACCAAACTTGCAAAAAGTGATTATGATAACAGTAAAGTTGTGTATCAAAATGCTTTTTTAATTTCAATTATTGTAGTCATTATAAGTGTAATCGGTTCTGTTTTGTTAGGATTAGTTATGGCGAAACACATAAATGATCCTTTGAAAAAAATAAAGGGCTTAGCGGAAAGATTATCTGAGTTTGACTTTTCAACACCTATTGTCGTAACTCGTGGTGATGAATTTGGAAAAGTGGGAAAATCCCTTAATGATGCGCAGAAAAATGTTAGTGATTTAATTAAAATTATTATGAGTAATTCTGAAGATATGAGTGCGGCTAGCGAAGAACTTTCAGCTACATCAGAAGAACTATCTTCAAAGTCAAATGCTATAGATGAATCTATAAATACTATAGTATTAGGAATACAGGATACTAGTGCTTCATCAGAAGAAATAAGCGCTTCTATTGAAGAAATTAATTCAAATATAAATGAATTAGCTTCAAAAGCTATGGATGGAAGTAATAATTCTAGTGCTTCAAAGGAAAAAGCAAATAAGGTTACTGAACATCTAGATAAGGTCAGAGCTGAGAGCAAAACGTTGTATACCCAAAAAGAGAAAAGGATACTAGAGGCTATTGAAAATGGGAAAGTAGTAGGAAATATAAGAATGATGGCAGATACTATTGCAAGCATTGCAGAACAAACAAATTTGTTAGCACTTAACGCTGCAATAGAGGCTGCTAGAGCTGGCGAAGTTGGAAAAGGATTTGCAGTAGTAGCGGAAGAGGTTAGACGACTTGCAGAGCAGTCAGCAGAATCAGTAACAGGAATTAATGATACTATTGTTAAGGTTCAAGATGCTTTTGATAATCTTTCATCAAATAGTAATGATATATTAAAATTCATGAGAGAAGATATAAGTAAACAGTTTGAATTTTTTGGCAATATGGGTAAGAGTTACTATAATGATTCTGACTTTATAAATAATGTATCAGAAGAAATAGCCGCAATGACAGAAGAGCTTTCGGCAACAATAGGACAAGTAAGCGATGCGTCAGAGAGTATGGCTGAGACACAACAGAAATCTTCTAATCGTGCAGAAGAAATAAAATTTAGCGTTGATGAAGTGACAAAAGCAACAGAACAAGTAGCTTTAACGGCGCAGAATCAAGCAGAGCTTGCACAAAAACTTAATGAAGTTGTACTCAAATTTAAGATAGCTTAA
- a CDS encoding small, acid-soluble spore protein, alpha/beta type — protein sequence MSRNHRVLVPGARGGLQKLKTEASKELAENNITNPNDKQYNVGGQMVKDMIKKVEKNMK from the coding sequence ATGTCTAGAAACCACCGAGTGCTAGTACCTGGAGCTAGAGGTGGGCTTCAAAAATTGAAAACAGAAGCCTCAAAAGAACTTGCTGAAAATAACATAACCAACCCAAATGATAAGCAGTATAATGTTGGTGGTCAAATGGTTAAAGATATGATAAAAAAAGTTGAAAAGAATATGAAATAA
- a CDS encoding MBL fold metallo-hydrolase — protein sequence MKIVDGVEMLELESNVMGKKSVINVTLLYDEENVVLVDTGFPGMSAYIREAVEKAGVALDKVNKIILTHQDIDHIGSLASIIKESNKKIEVFSHEEEKPYIEGTKTPLKLVKFQDKANTSDQIRAICEKLKIGFEMAKSPVNTTLKDGEKLPFCGGIEVIQTPGHTFGHICLYIEKSKLLIAGDALGAQDGVLMLADPLFDFDSNLSKKSLEKLTKYDIETVICYHGGLVKGNVNERIKELIK from the coding sequence ATGAAAATTGTTGATGGTGTAGAAATGCTTGAATTAGAAAGTAATGTTATGGGTAAAAAATCTGTTATTAACGTAACACTTCTTTATGATGAAGAAAATGTAGTTTTAGTTGATACTGGATTTCCTGGGATGTCAGCTTATATACGTGAGGCAGTAGAAAAAGCAGGAGTAGCCCTTGACAAAGTAAATAAAATTATTTTAACTCATCAAGACATTGATCATATTGGAAGTCTAGCAAGTATTATTAAGGAATCAAACAAAAAAATAGAGGTGTTTTCACATGAAGAGGAAAAACCATATATAGAAGGAACTAAAACACCTCTTAAATTAGTAAAATTTCAGGATAAGGCGAATACATCAGATCAGATTAGAGCAATCTGTGAAAAGCTAAAAATTGGATTTGAAATGGCAAAGTCACCTGTAAATACAACTTTGAAGGATGGCGAAAAACTTCCTTTTTGTGGTGGAATTGAAGTAATTCAGACCCCAGGACATACATTTGGACATATATGTTTGTATATTGAAAAAAGTAAGCTACTTATAGCAGGAGATGCCTTAGGAGCTCAAGATGGAGTACTTATGTTAGCAGACCCACTTTTTGATTTCGATTCTAATTTAAGTAAAAAATCCTTAGAAAAGCTCACAAAATATGATATTGAAACAGTTATCTGCTATCATGGTGGTTTAGTAAAAGGAAATGTAAATGAGAGAATTAAAGAATTAATAAAGTAA